The nucleotide window cgcttctggtgtgtgacgccCTTTACCGTCTGCAGTAGCGTCCGTGTCTGTGGTAGACACAGATGTGTTAGAGGAACActgttaccgtacgttcacaccgaaagcggcaagagcatctaaggtcgctctggccgccctggcgacaacgctgtctgccttcagctccggcggcgagagcgtcaaaactcgctacattgatctcgtacttaaaggagccgttgcagcatatcagttacattcctgcataagacatgtttctagcatgaaaatgttgcgcacttcttatcaaattcatacaacaatggaagatcaagttgcgagtggtgtggctttgctctatttatccaatatgtgtccatatgtctgaaatatcctgaagcagcagtactgttttgtactgtcacatcgcgtgagattcccgctttttttaagataaatatataacattaatgaacatcagtaactcgccagtaacttatttaatgtatgtttctGTAAGAAAACGTTgttaataattggaaatccggcgaccgcaataatcaaacccttgtgaacaactgtggtcggaaccaaagttcacaggtctgtgttctctgaactgctatcaagcggtggacgtcttcattctgattgcttacCGCCAaaccgcatcatagctcattaccgtaaagatgacttcatttcaactctcctcgacgctcacgccggcgaagacgcgccgcgctgctcctcgccgcctatcgccgccggctctcattgaaaatgaatgacttccggctactttgacgctctcgccgctttcggtgtgaacgttcggttagggcggtatagcagcacTGTTCTGCTCTTATCAAGACACCGGCACTTCAGCTGCCCAATCGCCGCTCTACAGCTGACTGAGTGGAGAATGGCCATCACTGTGTCTGCGCTCttgctcagtgtgtgtgttgttgaggGGGTTAACAGCCACGTCTTTAATAAATAACCACACTCTCCTGATCTGCAGTTCAATAATTAcactcaataaaataaataaacctagCTGGAACAACATCTTTAAACTCATCACTCACCAAGACGCCACCCATCCCGCACCCTGCCACCCTGGAGCCTCCTCACTGTCTCTCTGTCCAAATTTAGACCCAATTCGGCACAGAGCTGAGGATCACTCTTGGAAATCTGAAACGGCTGATAATCAGTCATCCTCATGGGCCAGAAAACCCCCATGATCCCTTTAAATGCGTTCCCTTCAGACTCCACTATTGACACTAATAAGGCCAACGCTGCCATTGCCATAGACTGAGGGTTGTGTGCAtctgcaaatgcttttatatcttctaaatcaCAGAATTGGTAAAAATATTGTGTCAGTCCACCCAGTTGATCAATTATAAATGAGCAGCAGTGTTTTCCACATGTGTTGGTGCGAGACTTTGTAGAGTGCagtttaacacaactgcctctaggaggcgccactggaaataaaacaaacacacactagaAACACACGGACGCCAGGCATGAAGCTAAAAGTGCCctttcaaaatgatcaaaagttccCCCGCGACAATCCCCCCGTTCCCCCTAatgcccttcagtaggcgcgcgacaacaccgctgagtAAGCGCGGGCCTGAGCCCAAAGCAGAGTCTGGAGCTCCAGAATAACCCGGCACACCAGGCTGGTTTCACAGATCATGTGACTGTACAGCTGGACAGAGTCCTCACTGAGTCTGGTTTGGTTCTGTGATCTCAGACGAGGTCATGCAGCACAGATAGTCTATGTATTTCCCAGCGCTGGGTAAATCTGTCTCATTTGACATTCCTGTTGTACAATCACTGTCAAATACTAGATGTTTAGCTGCTAACCGCTGATCTGACACGCTTCTGTGAACAGTGAAGCTCTCCTCTATTTGACATTTATAAAAAACCTTTTCTCATCCAAACGTCAAACACAGACTCATCTATAGCGGAGCTCAAACtccacagctctgcagagttcagctccaacccacACCTGCCTAACACTCTCcagcatgcttcctgtttatactcgAACACACATGCCCAGAGTGTGTGAATGGTCACGTGATGTACGTGTTTGGTGGCGCAGTGtggagctgcggctctccagcaATCCAGTTTGGGACCTGAAAATATAAGTGGACGATGATACTGCTGTCCATATCACACCGGGAGACCTTTACTCGGCTCATTTTCACTTACATGAGGAACTGAGTGTGTGAGAGCGTGAGGACGACGTcagctgtgtgcgtgtgtgtgtgtgtgtgtcctgctgaATGTGTGAGGATGacttcagttgtgtgtgtgtgtgtgtcctgctgaATGTGTGAGCGgtgtcagttgtgtgtgtgtgtgtgtgtgtgtgtttcctgctGAGTGTATGTGAGCGgtgtcagttgtgtgtgtgtgtgtgtcctgctgaGTGTGTGAGAGCGGTGTCagttgtgtgtgttctgctgagtgtgtgtgagcggtgtcagttgtgtgtgtgtgtgtgtgtgtgtcctgctgagtgtgtgtgagcggtgtcagttgtgtgtgtgtgtgtgtcctgctgagtgtgtgagagtggTGTCagttgtgtgtgttctgctgagtgtgtgtgagcggtgtcagttgtgtgtgttctgctgagtgtgtgtgagcggtgtcagttgtgtgtgtgtgtgtgtgtgtgtcctgctgagtgtgtgtgagcggtgtcagttgtgtgtgtgtgtgtgtcctgctgagtgtgtgagagtggtgtcagttgtgtgtgtgtgtgtgtgtgtgtgtgtgtgtgtgtgtgtgtcctgctgaGTGTGTGAGAGCGgtgtcagttgtgtgtgtgtgtgtgtgtgtgtcctgctgaATGTGTGAGAGTAgtgtcagttgtgtgtgtgtgtgtgtgtgttctgttgagtgtgtgagagcggtgtcagttgtgtgtgtgtgtgtgtgtgtcctgctgaATGTGTGAGAGTAgtgtcagttgtgtgtgtgtgtgtgtgtgtgtgtgttctgttgagtgtgtgagagcggtgtcagttgtgtgtgtgtgtgtgtgtgtgtgtcctgctgaGTGTGTGAGAGCGgtgtcagttgtgtgtgtgtgtgtgtgtgtgtgtgtgagtgtgtgtgtgtgtgtgtgtgtgtgtgtgtgtgtgtgtgtgtgtgtgtgtgtgtgtaaaggccTGATTTGTCTGAGGATGGCACTAAAGGGAGCAGGTGAGCAGTAGGTCAGTCTGCAGATGTGTTGTGTTGGGGTTTTCTGACGGCTGTTTTTGTGTTTCTGCAGGTTCAGGCAGTGACATCAGAGTCCCATCCACAGTCATGTGGTAATACAgtggtgcacacacacacgcacacacacacctgcggcCCCTCAGACTCGCCATGGCCCACCCGTACGACCCCTGGCTGCGTGCCGGCCCTCCGCAGGATGAGGTGAGCGTGTCGGGCTGGTGGGATGTTCACACTGGAGCGCCGGCAGGATGGATGGACTTGCAGGGGGCGGGGCTGGGGGCGGGGCCGGGGCAGAGCGGCTCTATGAGCTCCTATACGGCCGAGCCTCAGATGTGCTGCCTATCCCCGCCTGGCTCCGGCATGCACTTCCCACCCGAGGGTTTCAAGATGGAGCCTCTGCCGCAGGACCTGCTGCCGCTCCCGCAGGCCTCAGCCTCATTCTCCTCGGAGGAGCAGCAGGACGCCGTGGCCGCTGCGGGCCGACCTAAACCACAGCGGCGGGCCAGCAGTCGAGCCCCCGGTCAGGCTTCCTGCCGCTGCCCGAACTGCCTGAGCGCAGAGTCTCTGGGGAACTCCGGGGACGCCAGCAAACGCAAACACCTGCACAACTGCCACATCCCCGGCTGCGGGAAAGCCTACGTCAAGACGTCACACCTGAAGGCACACCTGCGCTGGCACAGCGGCGACAGGCCCTTCGTCTGCAACTGGCTGTTCTGTGGCAAACGCTTCACTCGCTCGGATGAGCTGCAGCGCCACCTGCAGACACACACCGGCGCTAAACGCTTCGGCTGCAGCTCGTGCCCGCGGGTGTTCCTGCGCGCCGATCACCTGGCCAAACACATGCGCGTGCACGAGTCCCCGAGCCAATCCACTGAAGAGACTCACGCCGCCGCCGCGGGAACCAGCACAGGAACCAGCAGCGCACTGCTGCGAGTGAAGACAGAGACCGACAACGGAGACGACGACGCCACGCTAGCTAACAGCTAATCACTCAGCAGATGAACAAGACTCAGAGGCTGAGCGTCTGGAAGCGCATGACAATACAACACATCACACACCCTTCACATCTGTAGTGTTATTTATACCTGTACATGTCCATATTCTCTGATTAACTTAACATGTTCTGTTCCCTCAATGTAAACTGCAGACTTGTATAACGTTTGAGTAAATATAAACCATTTGTTGTTCATTTGTCTATATTATGACTGATTTCTGGAGTTTTTCCCCACCAACACATGAAATGAAGGACATTACACCTTTATAAGAGAAGCTAACGCAAgatgggtgaggcagtggcgcagtaggtagtgctgtcgcctcacagcaagaaggttgctggttcgaacctcggctcagttggtgtttctgtgtggagtttgcatgttctccctgcgttcgcgtgggtttcctccgggtgctccggtttcccccacagtccaaacacatgcggtacaggtgaattgggtgggctaaattgtccatagtgtataagtgtgtgtgtgaacgtgtgtgtggatgtttcccagagatgggttgcagctggaaaggcattcgctgcataaaaacttgctggataagttggtgattcattccgctgtggccggtttaataaagggactaagccaacaagagaaTGAATAAACGCAAGATTTAATAGTAGACattgggcctgtttcagtaaggaggttcaaacaactcagagtttaaacttgaactctgagttgatttaccgagagattaaaaactctgagttttcggtttcagaatagctgatctgagttgggtcaatcaacttcgagtagaccaactcagagttaagcgcgcacaccgtgactttaaaaaggcattatcaatggagcgcagacattacgagtgactatggcaacatcttataaaagagatcaccatttatttctccagctgaacttgatgttctcatgcaaagttatagcaaatatgagcgtatatatttgaaaagaagcaactatcagtgaagaagagacagttagcgtgggaaaacagctgctcaagttaatgcctaatttcactttttaagtatttgaatatttaagtataataaaataagtaatgtaatttgtgacgtttatattttttttataaactttttttatacatttattagttgtGATAGAGGTTACAACCTCtacaagtgatagaggttaatataacatttagaaggtaagcagtactaaaaataatttttagaaagaataataatcccattaatctagttacatgcatgtcgaaggtgaatttaattatttatttaaaaaggataagccattctcgtacagttcttctgtgtgtgactaaaatgtaggcaatagctgtgtttccatccaaatatattacataaatttatgtgcaaaactggaatattgcataaaagatgcgaataaaattccatccaacgagtcaaagagaaaaaaatcatcacttcctgattaaactggcaccaaatatcaacagtaaaaacagaatttactgtggtagaagaagctgcgtcaatttattctttatttagcttaattaatgtacttgcgcctcgatgtcagaagacaatgctgaaacacaatgaacacgtgggggcgtctgaagccatgagacgcggagacccttgacacgctccagacgttcggaggtaattaataatatacactaatactgaaacagttcaggcattttagaatgactaaaacaatatttaagacgtgttacagtgtgctcagcctgctggtttgttcatttacacacattttcattatcatatgatcatgatctttttttaatgtacatgctgtaatttgttcagtaaaagtgtttccatcgtagtttatgcacacattttctatcgaataaaagtttatcctactgaGTTATgcgtgttttttatgcatatttaaaaaagttatgtgcatcatgacgtttctatcaatcgtttttatgcacgtatccaaaataagcataaaaataggtggtcggagacgtaaggctaaggcgagaaataccgcttcatctttaaaaaagaggaggagacagacagaaactctgagtttagagaataaaacctgcttctgaccaggttagattcacagagtaagttaccacagtaactgactctgagttaaagttacctctctttcagaaacaggctcgacttaccctgctttctccagtttaacaaacctgccattttgaaacggaaaacccagagtttctctcatttcagggttaaaatactctgagttttcagttaacctcctttctgaaacaggcccattGTCAAACTGAGCTCTATAAGTTCATCACCAGAAACATGTTGATCAGCGAACACAACAGCAGCTGCACAGCACTATAACAAACTGACCACAATCAACCCCAAAACAGCATCATCACGCTGTAAAACCCAGCAAAAACAGTATAGGATCATTACAGATGAAGGAATCAGCCGCTGCAGAGCCAATAATAACAGCGCCTGCACTCAGCTGTGTCCTGTACGCCTGTAACTCATGAGAACCACTGCTGAGCGTTCATACACTTGATGctgtttatgaataaaaaaatctacactgcacacacacacacacacacacacacacacacacacacacacacacacacacatgatttgAGTGAGAATGATGCAGTCAGGTGTGAAGTGACTGCTGATTGGTTCTTACCTTCACCAGCAGGAAGAATATGATAATGAGCAAGATGAGCCCGCCCCCTGCACCAACACTGATGATGAGCATTCGATTGGGAGGAAGGACGAACTCGGCCTTCACTGTGATCTGAGACAAACACAGAGAATCTCCTCAAACCCTTCACACCCTACACTACAGGACACTGACAGACAACATGATGAACACAAAGCTCAACACACAGCAGCTCTGGCAAACAGCCAGAGTTTATTAGACTACAGATGCCCTCTCCGTCATAGAGAGAGAATATTAAACACTACACATTTACACTGTGATCATTAATGAAATGGGACAGAGGATACCTGTGATTTATGAGGGTCGTCCTGCAGAAAGAAGAGAGATACGGCTGATTAAACATGGCAGAACAGTCTGTATGTGTGACTGAAACGCTGCTGTCTGGAGCTCTACTGGAGCTGTGTGTGCTGTAGATTCAGACACTCTCCTGTAGGGGGCAGCACAGGCCTGTTTTATGTGTAGGCCTGGCATGTCACGCTGTGCTCCACTCCgcttttctctctctgtctctggtTCTCAGGTTAATTAGCTCCAGCTGCCGGTCATGATGAGCCTGCCTGAGCAGCAGCTGGTGTTGTGGTCTTCTTCACTAGTG belongs to Danio rerio strain Tuebingen ecotype United States chromosome 1, GRCz12tu, whole genome shotgun sequence and includes:
- the sp6 gene encoding transcription factor Sp6 isoform X1 yields the protein MAHPYDPWLRAGPPQDEVSVSGWWDVHTGAPAGWMDLQGAGLGAGPGQSGSMSSYTAEPQMCCLSPPGSGMHFPPEGFKMEPLPQDLLPLPQASASFSSEEQQDAVAAAGRPKPQRRASSRAPGQASCRCPNCLSAESLGNSGDASKRKHLHNCHIPGCGKAYVKTSHLKAHLRWHSGDRPFVCNWLFCGKRFTRSDELQRHLQTHTGAKRFGCSSCPRVFLRADHLAKHMRVHESPSQSTEETHAAAAGTSTGTSSALLRVKTETDNGDDDATLANS
- the sp6 gene encoding transcription factor Sp6 (The RefSeq protein has 1 substitution compared to this genomic sequence), which codes for MAHPYDPWLRAGPPQDEVSVSGWWDVHTGAPAGWMDLQGAGLGAGPGQSGSMSSYTAEPQMCCLSPPGSGMHFPPEGFKMEPLPQDLLPLPQASASFSSEEQQDAVAAAGRPKPQRRPSSRAPGQASCRCPNCLSAESLGNSGDASKRKHLHNCHIPGCGKAYVKTSHLKAHLRWHSGDRPFVCNWLFCGKRFTRSDELQRHLQTHTGAKRFGCSSCPRVFLRADHLAKHMRVHESPSQSTEETHAAAAGTSTGTSSALLRVKTETDNGDDDATLANS